From a region of the Latilactobacillus sakei genome:
- a CDS encoding 2,5-diketo-D-gluconic acid reductase, which produces MTTLTTTYTLTNGVQIPVLGFGTWQTPDGDTAIKAVKAALDAGYRHIDTAQAYQNEASVGTAIQESGVARQDLFLTTKIWNANHSYDLTMQSFEESLQKLQTDYVDLLLIHWPNPIDFRDNWEAANAETWRAMEELYQAGKAKAIGVSNFRPHHLEALKKTAKVQPMVNQIFLAPGELEAETVQYSRDNGLLLEAYSPLGTGKIFDVPEMKTLAAKYQRSIPQIALRWSLQHGFLPLPKSVHANYIQENTHLFDFELTPADMQTIDQLDGVVGKAKDPDTTTF; this is translated from the coding sequence ATGACGACATTAACAACGACTTATACGTTAACAAACGGCGTTCAGATTCCCGTACTTGGTTTTGGAACTTGGCAAACACCAGATGGCGATACAGCCATTAAAGCCGTTAAGGCCGCACTTGACGCGGGTTACCGCCACATCGATACGGCCCAAGCTTACCAAAACGAAGCCAGTGTCGGTACTGCTATCCAAGAAAGTGGTGTTGCCCGGCAAGACCTCTTTCTAACAACTAAAATTTGGAATGCTAATCACAGTTATGATTTAACAATGCAATCTTTTGAAGAATCACTCCAAAAATTGCAAACTGATTATGTTGATTTATTATTAATTCACTGGCCCAACCCAATTGATTTCCGTGATAACTGGGAAGCAGCTAACGCTGAAACTTGGCGAGCAATGGAAGAACTTTATCAGGCTGGTAAGGCCAAGGCGATTGGTGTCAGCAACTTCCGGCCCCACCACTTAGAAGCCTTGAAAAAGACTGCTAAAGTGCAACCAATGGTCAACCAAATCTTCTTAGCGCCTGGTGAATTAGAAGCTGAAACGGTTCAATATTCGCGCGATAACGGTCTGTTATTAGAAGCTTATAGTCCTCTTGGGACTGGTAAGATTTTTGATGTGCCAGAAATGAAGACGCTCGCTGCTAAATACCAACGCTCAATTCCACAAATCGCACTGCGTTGGTCATTGCAACATGGCTTCTTACCATTACCAAAATCAGTTCACGCCAACTATATTCAAGAAAATACGCACCTATTTGACTTTGAACTAACACCCGCTGACATGCAAACCATTGATCAGCTCGATGGGGTGGTTGGTAAAGCTAAAGACCCTGATACAACAACATTCTAA
- a CDS encoding DNA replication initiation protein, which yields MPNAQRQNSALYKLTRPDNQLTAEQQQLKTAIINFCEQNRNADHATFLIQGAAGTGKSVILNSVFSTLQELARKTPTSPLYQTNNKLLVNHPEMLKLYQNNVQPTNALLKKDFQRPTTFINQTSKQATRADIVLVDEAHLLLTHSDPYNHFRQDNQLDEIRKHSRITILIFDEQQVLKVKSYWQQQQLLAKLQAGPYQLAQLHHQFRIQATSSVEQWLQAFHKRQIKPLPQDPHFEFKIFADAAQLYAAIRQRNQDSGLARLLATYDFPATLNDPHDHYVTAPHFKLRWDRYQPTAKTYWAEREDSIDEVGSVYTIQGFDLNYAGVILGPSIGYDPAQDCLLIKPEYYEDQAAFAGANRFDNPNQIKTQIILNSLYVLMSRARNGLYLYALDPALQKRLLALQTATFPGQ from the coding sequence TTGCCTAATGCTCAGCGCCAAAACAGCGCCCTCTACAAATTGACACGCCCGGATAATCAACTCACTGCCGAGCAACAGCAACTCAAAACCGCGATTATTAATTTTTGCGAACAAAATCGTAATGCAGATCATGCCACTTTCTTGATTCAAGGTGCCGCCGGAACCGGTAAAAGTGTGATTTTAAACAGCGTCTTCTCGACGCTCCAAGAACTTGCACGCAAAACACCGACTTCCCCGTTGTACCAAACCAACAACAAATTATTGGTTAATCATCCAGAAATGTTGAAACTCTACCAAAATAACGTTCAACCAACTAACGCACTCTTGAAAAAAGATTTTCAACGGCCGACAACTTTTATCAACCAAACCAGCAAACAAGCGACCCGCGCCGATATCGTTTTAGTGGATGAAGCGCACCTCTTGTTGACGCATAGTGATCCTTATAACCACTTCAGACAGGATAATCAGTTAGACGAGATTCGCAAGCACAGTCGGATTACGATTCTCATTTTTGATGAACAACAAGTCCTCAAGGTCAAAAGTTATTGGCAACAACAACAGCTACTCGCTAAACTCCAAGCTGGGCCTTATCAACTAGCACAGCTGCACCATCAGTTTCGGATACAGGCAACCTCTTCGGTCGAACAGTGGTTACAAGCCTTTCACAAACGGCAAATCAAGCCCTTACCCCAAGATCCGCATTTTGAATTCAAAATTTTTGCAGACGCAGCCCAACTATATGCCGCTATTCGTCAACGTAATCAAGACAGTGGTTTGGCCCGGTTACTGGCGACCTATGATTTTCCAGCCACCCTCAATGATCCGCACGACCATTACGTGACCGCTCCCCATTTCAAATTACGCTGGGATCGGTATCAACCCACCGCCAAGACTTACTGGGCGGAACGTGAAGACAGCATTGATGAAGTTGGTTCGGTTTATACGATTCAGGGCTTCGATTTAAACTATGCCGGCGTCATTTTAGGCCCTTCAATTGGTTATGACCCAGCGCAAGATTGCCTACTGATTAAACCAGAATACTACGAGGATCAAGCGGCTTTTGCCGGGGCCAATCGCTTTGATAATCCAAACCAGATTAAGACCCAAATCATTCTCAATAGTCTCTACGTCTTGATGAGCCGGGCGCGCAACGGGCTTTACCTCTACGCGCTCGACCCAGCCTTGCAAAAACGATTATTAGCATTACAAACGGCCACATTTCCCGGGCAATAA
- a CDS encoding MFS transporter has product MAFITGVAVSNLYYIQPIQSLVAQTFHVNTGAIGTVAMLTQVGYALGLLLIVPFGDVMSRYHLILRMLILSLLSLLVAFLAPNFILFALSGLLIGLTSVVPQIIIPYAAVLAAPQKRGAVLGTILSGLLMGVLLSRSFSGIISSYVNWRWVYLLAVIAIGCLIILAAIKLPKDTRPKNGPSYWQTISSLPGLVRAQPLLREAAINGFFMFGTLSIFWSTLVFYMASPAYHLGSGTVGLLAILGAAGALAAPVIGRFADQKTPRFIIAVGLLMMTVSYLLFLFWGQYLPVLMLGIVLLDVGNQCGQVSNQTRVQALGEATSSRNNTVFMFAYFIGGASGSFFGALAWSLGGWAAVCYLALGCQIAALLVHFVLYRPKATR; this is encoded by the coding sequence ATGGCTTTTATCACGGGTGTTGCCGTTTCTAATTTATATTATATTCAACCGATTCAATCCCTGGTAGCCCAAACTTTCCACGTTAACACTGGCGCCATTGGCACGGTCGCGATGTTAACCCAAGTCGGTTATGCCCTCGGCTTATTATTAATCGTCCCTTTTGGCGATGTCATGAGTCGTTACCATTTAATCCTTCGGATGCTGATTTTATCGTTGCTATCCTTGTTAGTCGCCTTTTTAGCGCCGAACTTCATCTTATTCGCCCTTTCCGGCTTACTGATTGGCTTAACCTCAGTCGTCCCACAAATTATCATTCCCTATGCGGCCGTTCTAGCGGCTCCCCAAAAACGTGGCGCCGTCCTCGGGACGATTTTAAGTGGCCTCTTAATGGGCGTTTTACTCTCTCGGAGTTTTAGTGGCATTATCAGTAGTTATGTCAATTGGCGTTGGGTTTACCTTTTAGCCGTCATTGCGATTGGCTGTCTGATTATCTTAGCAGCCATCAAATTACCTAAAGATACACGCCCTAAAAATGGCCCTAGCTACTGGCAAACCATCAGTTCTTTACCTGGTTTAGTACGCGCCCAGCCACTTTTACGCGAAGCGGCCATTAACGGCTTCTTCATGTTTGGAACCCTCAGCATCTTTTGGTCAACGCTCGTCTTTTACATGGCGAGTCCTGCTTATCATCTGGGTAGTGGCACCGTTGGTTTATTAGCCATTCTCGGTGCGGCTGGTGCGCTTGCAGCTCCTGTGATTGGCCGCTTTGCCGATCAAAAAACGCCGCGGTTTATCATCGCGGTGGGCCTCTTAATGATGACTGTCAGCTACCTCTTATTCCTTTTCTGGGGTCAGTACCTACCAGTTCTGATGCTCGGGATCGTTTTATTAGACGTCGGTAATCAATGTGGTCAGGTATCCAACCAAACCCGGGTCCAAGCCTTAGGTGAGGCCACCAGCAGTCGTAATAACACAGTCTTTATGTTTGCTTACTTCATTGGTGGGGCTTCCGGCTCATTTTTTGGCGCCCTTGCTTGGAGTCTCGGCGGATGGGCCGCTGTTTGTTACCTAGCACTTGGCTGTCAAATCGCCGCTCTACTCGTTCATTTTGTGCTCTACCGGCCCAAAGCAACACGCTAA
- the queG gene encoding tRNA epoxyqueuosine(34) reductase QueG, producing MPTLKEQVIAASREIGIDKIGFTSAAPFDYLEASLIEQKKNGHSSGFEHKVLAERLYPDLIFDQPKSIIAIALAYPTKIHNKPARTGAKRGSFARASWGIDYHDILRDKMAQLIDAIKALADEDDEVTFKPMVDTGELSDVAVAQRAGLGFIGLNGLLITPEFGSFVYLGEIITNIPFEPDTPMANQCGSCTRCIDYCPPKALLGDGRLNATRCLSYQTQTKGFMPEEYRPKIRSVIYGCDICQQVCPFNKGKDFHFHPDMEPDPEAVMPELQPLLTISNKEFKVKFGHLSGSWRGKKPIQRNAIIALANVKDRTAIPQLLQLIDNDPRPVIRGTAAWALGQLVRDVTPEMLDFLQQAADKEEEPEAQVEFHKALLILNERFEER from the coding sequence ATGCCCACTTTAAAAGAACAAGTCATCGCGGCCAGCCGAGAAATTGGTATCGATAAAATTGGCTTTACCTCAGCGGCGCCTTTTGACTATTTAGAGGCCAGCTTAATCGAACAAAAGAAAAACGGCCATTCCAGCGGTTTTGAACACAAAGTGCTGGCAGAACGCCTCTATCCTGACCTGATTTTCGACCAACCCAAATCAATTATTGCCATCGCGCTGGCTTATCCAACCAAGATTCACAACAAACCCGCCAGAACAGGTGCCAAACGCGGTAGTTTTGCCCGGGCTTCTTGGGGTATTGATTACCACGATATCTTACGCGATAAGATGGCTCAATTAATCGACGCGATCAAAGCACTTGCCGATGAGGATGATGAAGTCACTTTCAAACCAATGGTCGATACGGGTGAATTGAGTGACGTCGCCGTTGCACAACGTGCTGGTCTTGGCTTTATCGGTCTTAATGGGCTATTGATTACCCCTGAATTCGGGTCCTTCGTCTATCTCGGCGAAATCATCACCAACATTCCATTTGAACCTGATACCCCTATGGCCAATCAATGTGGCAGCTGTACCCGCTGTATCGATTATTGTCCGCCTAAGGCCCTATTAGGTGACGGGCGCTTAAATGCGACCCGCTGCCTTTCTTATCAAACCCAAACAAAAGGCTTTATGCCGGAAGAATACCGGCCTAAAATTCGGAGTGTGATTTATGGCTGCGATATTTGCCAACAAGTTTGTCCTTTTAATAAAGGCAAAGACTTCCATTTCCATCCCGATATGGAACCCGATCCAGAAGCAGTAATGCCGGAGTTACAACCATTGCTAACAATCAGCAATAAAGAATTCAAAGTTAAATTCGGCCACTTATCTGGTTCATGGCGGGGCAAAAAGCCAATTCAGCGCAACGCCATTATCGCGCTGGCCAACGTCAAAGACCGAACCGCAATTCCACAGTTGTTGCAGTTAATCGATAACGATCCCCGACCGGTTATTCGCGGAACCGCAGCATGGGCATTGGGCCAATTGGTCAGAGATGTTACGCCGGAGATGTTAGATTTCTTGCAACAAGCGGCTGATAAAGAAGAAGAACCTGAAGCCCAAGTCGAGTTTCACAAAGCATTATTAATTCTCAATGAACGTTTTGAAGAGAGGTAG
- a CDS encoding protein-tyrosine-phosphatase, translating into MTQRILPLEKGHNFRELGGYQTTDGRTLKWHKLLRSANLAHLTDADLNYLDQYGLRYDIDLRSEDEQAKAPDRLPANATYEFLPVFAVDETANSASQDELYQLFSKDPLSGHTRMQKVYDNLINQPHSKQAYRRFFELLLANDQDHQTTLFHCTAGKDRTGMAAVFLLSALNVPAETIQADYLLTNLASADFVQKSLQRLQQKTADQGIYQSVQSLLTVHLDYLQTAQMAIRQESGTIQNYLKTELQLTDHDLTDLQKIYLM; encoded by the coding sequence ATGACACAACGGATTTTACCACTCGAAAAAGGCCATAACTTTAGAGAATTAGGTGGCTATCAAACGACTGATGGCCGCACGCTTAAATGGCATAAATTACTGCGCTCAGCCAACTTAGCCCACCTGACCGATGCGGATTTAAATTATCTTGATCAATACGGTTTGCGCTATGATATTGACTTGCGTTCTGAAGATGAACAAGCCAAAGCACCGGATCGATTGCCCGCTAATGCGACTTACGAATTCCTCCCTGTTTTTGCCGTCGATGAAACTGCCAATTCAGCGAGTCAGGATGAACTCTACCAACTCTTCAGCAAGGACCCACTCAGCGGCCACACGCGGATGCAAAAGGTTTATGATAACTTGATCAATCAACCCCATTCCAAGCAAGCTTACCGCCGCTTTTTTGAATTGCTACTCGCCAACGATCAAGATCATCAAACAACTCTTTTCCACTGTACCGCTGGTAAGGATCGGACCGGCATGGCCGCTGTCTTTTTGCTCAGCGCCCTTAACGTGCCCGCAGAGACGATTCAAGCCGATTACCTACTCACTAACCTCGCATCGGCTGATTTTGTGCAGAAGTCCTTACAACGCCTCCAACAAAAGACAGCCGATCAAGGTATTTACCAAAGCGTTCAATCCTTACTGACCGTTCACTTGGATTATCTCCAAACCGCGCAAATGGCGATTCGCCAAGAATCCGGCACAATTCAAAATTATCTCAAGACCGAATTACAATTAACCGATCACGATTTAACCGACTTACAAAAAATTTACTTAATGTAA
- a CDS encoding ion transporter: MIAYYEMTPDGQLKQGYSEKNADWVHFETPTKHEMHHFAKKYHLPTMLFEVAQDIDEVARYETFTTDTGEQLTHICLLVPVKTQDSESHTEYITRPFSMIVNQDKILTVGHQQEDFFNTVLKMKWPDTKIGTVVLKSISMIYHQYLLALGIVKQQINQLEENVHFSMRNQFLYALKALKKSVVYLDLGLKSNQQIFPQLEKSPLFDEVPEEATLLYRINLQFAKSDKAITTYKELLEQLSDLLSDIISNRLNLIMKTLTSISIVLTIPTIIGGFWGMNVPVPLANSNKGFLLLLGLSGIVSGLVGWWLKKKDYF, from the coding sequence ATGATTGCTTATTACGAAATGACACCGGATGGCCAATTAAAACAAGGCTATTCTGAAAAAAATGCAGATTGGGTTCACTTTGAAACCCCAACTAAGCATGAAATGCACCACTTTGCAAAGAAGTATCATTTGCCAACGATGTTATTTGAAGTCGCTCAAGATATCGATGAGGTTGCCCGCTATGAAACGTTTACGACTGATACCGGGGAGCAACTGACCCATATTTGCTTATTAGTGCCGGTTAAGACGCAAGATTCTGAGTCACATACGGAATATATCACCAGACCATTTTCAATGATTGTGAATCAAGATAAGATTTTGACGGTCGGGCATCAGCAAGAAGATTTTTTTAATACCGTATTAAAAATGAAATGGCCAGATACTAAAATTGGAACGGTTGTTTTGAAAAGTATATCGATGATATATCATCAATATCTACTAGCTTTAGGTATTGTTAAACAACAAATTAATCAGTTAGAAGAAAATGTTCATTTTTCAATGCGCAATCAATTTTTGTATGCACTCAAAGCCCTGAAGAAGAGTGTGGTTTATTTGGATCTTGGTTTGAAGAGTAACCAGCAAATTTTTCCACAATTGGAAAAGAGTCCCCTATTTGATGAGGTGCCAGAAGAAGCAACGTTACTTTATCGAATTAACTTACAATTTGCTAAGTCAGATAAGGCGATTACGACTTATAAAGAATTATTAGAACAGTTGAGTGATTTATTATCGGATATTATTTCGAATCGCTTAAATTTAATCATGAAAACACTGACGTCAATTTCAATTGTGTTGACCATTCCAACCATTATTGGTGGTTTCTGGGGGATGAATGTCCCCGTACCGCTAGCCAATAGTAATAAAGGCTTTCTTTTGTTATTGGGGCTTTCAGGAATTGTGAGTGGCTTAGTCGGTTGGTGGCTAAAGAAAAAGGATTATTTCTGA
- a CDS encoding universal stress protein UspA, protein MVQEYKRILVPVDGSEEAELALNKAVQVAKMNHAQVDILNVLDTKQYAGSYSGMLSGDAIFQISEDAQNYLNSLKYDIQTNDNLMDVEIHVRFGNPKNVIARDFPSEYQTDLIMMGSTGLNAVERMLMGSVTEYVNRTAVCDVLIVKTDVNNNPYKK, encoded by the coding sequence ATGGTTCAAGAATATAAGAGAATATTAGTACCAGTTGATGGTTCCGAAGAAGCTGAATTAGCCCTTAACAAAGCAGTCCAAGTGGCTAAGATGAATCACGCTCAAGTAGATATTTTAAATGTATTAGATACGAAACAATATGCAGGGAGTTATAGTGGCATGCTTTCTGGAGATGCTATTTTCCAAATCTCAGAAGACGCACAAAACTATCTCAATAGTTTGAAATACGATATTCAAACCAATGATAATTTGATGGACGTTGAAATCCACGTCCGTTTTGGCAATCCGAAGAATGTCATTGCACGTGATTTCCCATCAGAATACCAAACCGATTTAATTATGATGGGCTCAACCGGCTTGAACGCTGTTGAACGGATGTTAATGGGTTCTGTTACAGAATACGTTAACCGGACAGCGGTTTGTGACGTGTTGATTGTGAAGACTGACGTTAATAACAATCCCTACAAAAAATAA
- a CDS encoding 2-dehydropantoate 2-reductase, with the protein MTKIAIAGSGAMGSRFGYMLQAAGNDVVLLDNWGEHVQAINTKGLTVAIAGQDVQHVQIPAALPTAIKDVQDVIIIFTKSMQLGAMLQSIKPLIGEKTKVVCLLNGLGHPETIERYLPKHNIFVGITLWTAGLTGPGEISLSGSGSVELQNVAPEAKGAAEELVAMLSAAGLQATYSADVLFSIWRKACVNGTLNSLCALLDCNIAQLGRTSQVNALLTSIVTEFSTVAATEAVDLDVPTTIAHIDQLFDPTQAGEHYPSMHQDLIQHHRLTEIDYLNGYVARKGQERGIPTPVNQLITQLVHTKEALVIEK; encoded by the coding sequence ATGACAAAAATTGCAATTGCCGGTTCTGGTGCAATGGGCAGCCGTTTTGGCTACATGCTACAAGCAGCCGGGAACGATGTCGTCTTACTAGACAACTGGGGCGAACATGTTCAGGCAATTAATACCAAGGGTTTAACGGTGGCGATTGCGGGGCAAGACGTGCAACACGTTCAGATTCCAGCAGCCTTACCCACAGCGATTAAAGACGTTCAAGATGTGATCATCATCTTTACGAAATCGATGCAACTAGGGGCGATGCTCCAATCAATTAAACCGTTGATTGGTGAAAAGACCAAGGTCGTTTGTTTATTAAATGGCTTGGGCCATCCCGAAACGATTGAACGCTACTTACCCAAACATAATATCTTCGTCGGGATTACGTTGTGGACTGCTGGGTTAACCGGTCCCGGTGAAATTAGCCTCAGTGGTTCCGGTAGTGTTGAACTGCAAAATGTGGCGCCAGAAGCTAAGGGGGCGGCTGAAGAATTAGTCGCCATGTTGAGTGCCGCTGGGTTACAGGCCACTTATAGTGCTGATGTACTATTTTCAATCTGGCGCAAAGCTTGTGTAAATGGGACCTTGAATAGCCTTTGTGCCTTATTGGATTGCAATATTGCCCAACTTGGTCGGACGAGTCAGGTCAACGCACTATTAACTTCCATTGTGACTGAATTTTCAACAGTCGCAGCGACTGAAGCGGTTGATTTAGATGTGCCAACGACGATTGCGCATATCGATCAATTATTTGATCCGACCCAAGCTGGCGAACATTATCCATCGATGCACCAAGATTTAATCCAGCACCATCGTTTAACTGAAATTGACTACTTAAACGGCTACGTTGCGCGCAAGGGCCAAGAACGTGGCATCCCAACGCCCGTCAACCAATTGATTACGCAACTCGTGCATACTAAAGAAGCACTAGTTATCGAAAAATAA
- a CDS encoding universal stress protein, whose product MTEKQPLNIEVTSMHYQKLLIAIDDDDPTSSKRAFNYACTVAKMYQIPMGIVSILETGDLNIYQSLSPNVVAKRREEIAADLDIFVQKAQEFGVQEVTPILGEGNPGHVIVEEIIPEFKPDLVICGSKTKPSKHLIGTHASYLSKYAPSSVMVVR is encoded by the coding sequence ATGACCGAAAAACAACCTTTAAACATTGAAGTTACTTCAATGCACTACCAAAAACTATTAATCGCGATTGATGATGATGATCCAACGTCATCAAAACGCGCTTTTAACTATGCTTGTACCGTCGCTAAGATGTACCAAATTCCAATGGGGATTGTCAGCATCTTAGAAACGGGCGATTTAAATATCTATCAATCACTCTCACCAAACGTGGTCGCTAAACGACGGGAAGAAATTGCCGCGGACCTAGATATCTTCGTTCAAAAGGCCCAAGAATTCGGGGTGCAAGAAGTGACCCCAATTCTTGGTGAAGGGAATCCAGGTCACGTGATTGTTGAAGAAATCATTCCTGAATTTAAACCGGATCTTGTCATCTGTGGTTCAAAAACAAAACCTTCAAAACACCTAATCGGTACGCATGCGAGCTACTTATCTAAATATGCCCCTAGCTCAGTGATGGTTGTCCGTTAA
- a CDS encoding cyclopropane-fatty-acyl-phospholipid synthase, whose translation MLEKTFYKKLLQHSFDFPVAVHFWDGSTDVYGTGEPEIAITFKKLIPIKSLTSNASLALGEAYMAGDIEVTGKGDAPLQKLLTAAYNSSESFMRNHSYIHFLPKQSHSEKASKKDIQSHYDLGNDFYQLWLDKTMTYSCAYFEQPTDDLETAQINKVHHILQKLNPQPNRTLLDIGCGWGTLMLTAAKEYHLKVVGITLSQEQYNFVQQRINEEGLGDVASVELVDYRELKHAPFDYITSVGMFEHVGQENLAEYFKDVADYLTDDGVALIHGITRQQGGAKNAWINKYIFPGGYVPGLVENTQHIVDAGLQIADMEPLRRHYQKTLEIWDANFNAHRDEIQQQTSLEFVRMWDLYLQACASSFESGNIDVIQYLVSKGASARDLPMTRAYMYNI comes from the coding sequence ATGTTAGAAAAAACTTTTTATAAGAAACTACTACAACACTCTTTTGATTTTCCAGTCGCTGTCCACTTTTGGGATGGTAGTACTGACGTCTACGGAACCGGAGAGCCTGAAATAGCAATTACTTTTAAAAAACTCATCCCCATCAAATCATTAACCAGCAACGCTTCATTAGCCTTAGGGGAAGCCTATATGGCAGGCGATATCGAGGTCACAGGCAAAGGTGACGCCCCCCTTCAAAAACTACTAACGGCTGCTTACAATAGCTCAGAGAGTTTTATGCGCAATCACAGTTACATTCACTTCTTACCTAAACAATCACATTCAGAAAAAGCTAGCAAAAAAGATATCCAAAGTCACTACGACTTGGGTAATGATTTCTACCAACTTTGGCTAGATAAAACCATGACTTATTCTTGTGCTTATTTTGAACAACCAACCGATGATTTGGAAACTGCTCAAATCAATAAGGTTCACCATATTTTACAAAAGCTCAACCCACAACCTAATCGGACATTGCTCGATATTGGCTGTGGCTGGGGGACATTGATGTTAACCGCTGCTAAGGAGTATCACTTAAAAGTGGTCGGCATTACTTTAAGCCAAGAACAATATAATTTTGTTCAACAACGAATTAATGAAGAAGGGCTCGGTGACGTTGCGTCTGTTGAACTCGTCGATTATCGTGAATTAAAACACGCCCCATTTGATTACATTACAAGTGTCGGTATGTTTGAACATGTTGGTCAAGAAAACTTGGCTGAATACTTCAAAGATGTTGCCGACTACTTAACAGACGATGGCGTCGCCCTGATTCACGGCATTACGCGTCAACAAGGGGGCGCCAAAAACGCCTGGATCAACAAGTATATCTTCCCCGGTGGTTATGTGCCAGGCTTGGTTGAAAATACGCAACACATTGTCGATGCCGGCTTACAAATTGCTGACATGGAACCTTTACGTCGCCACTATCAAAAGACGTTGGAAATTTGGGATGCCAATTTCAACGCACACCGTGATGAAATCCAACAACAAACGAGTCTTGAATTCGTGAGAATGTGGGATCTTTATCTCCAAGCTTGTGCCTCATCTTTTGAATCTGGTAATATCGATGTCATTCAATACCTCGTTTCTAAAGGTGCTAGTGCCCGTGACTTACCAATGACCCGCGCTTATATGTATAATATCTAA
- a CDS encoding AI-2E family transporter: MTLYQRFVANQQLRRLVVLMGMIGVIFAVRSMMNIILLTFIFTFLVTQLVRHIQRYVRIPPAAVVVPLYILVILLVYLGVTIYVPQIAKQTIKLGESVYNFYQSPSFDANKFMQLISQYMKQFNLTDQLKHGVSTLVNYITGIGTMGVTIVLSFILSFFYTIELDKLPQFGHLFLKSTYGWLFQDIAYFAKKFVNTFGVVIEAQIFIAVVNTLLTTVTLTVMKMPNIPSLAIMIFLLSMVPVAGVILSCIPLCIIAFSVGGVQYVVYILVMITVIHALEAYVLNPRFMSSKTQLPIFFTFVVLFVAERFLGTWGLIVGLPIFTFFLDVLGVKTIKTK, translated from the coding sequence GTGACTTTATACCAACGCTTTGTAGCGAATCAACAATTACGGCGCCTAGTCGTTTTAATGGGCATGATTGGCGTTATTTTCGCAGTACGTTCGATGATGAATATTATTTTATTAACGTTCATTTTCACTTTTTTAGTAACCCAATTGGTGCGCCACATCCAACGTTATGTGCGGATACCGCCAGCAGCGGTGGTCGTACCGCTGTATATTTTAGTAATTTTACTGGTGTATTTAGGGGTGACCATTTACGTTCCCCAAATTGCGAAACAAACGATTAAATTAGGTGAAAGTGTCTATAATTTTTACCAGAGTCCATCGTTTGATGCCAATAAATTTATGCAGCTAATCAGCCAATACATGAAGCAATTTAATTTGACCGATCAGTTAAAACACGGTGTTTCAACCTTGGTTAACTATATTACTGGGATTGGTACGATGGGCGTCACGATTGTCTTGTCATTTATCCTCAGTTTCTTCTACACGATTGAACTAGATAAGCTACCACAATTTGGGCATCTCTTTTTGAAGAGTACGTATGGCTGGCTTTTCCAGGATATTGCTTATTTTGCTAAAAAATTTGTGAATACTTTTGGGGTGGTCATTGAGGCTCAAATTTTTATCGCAGTTGTCAACACGCTTTTAACGACAGTGACGTTAACGGTGATGAAGATGCCTAATATTCCGAGTTTGGCCATTATGATATTCCTATTGTCGATGGTACCAGTCGCGGGCGTCATTTTATCATGTATTCCGTTATGTATCATTGCCTTTTCAGTGGGTGGCGTGCAGTATGTGGTTTACATTCTGGTGATGATTACCGTCATTCACGCCTTGGAAGCTTACGTCTTGAATCCGCGTTTTATGTCGAGCAAGACACAACTACCAATTTTCTTCACTTTTGTCGTCCTCTTTGTGGCGGAACGGTTCTTAGGTACGTGGGGCTTAATTGTTGGGTTACCAATTTTCACGTTCTTCTTGGATGTCTTAGGGGTTAAAACGATTAAAACGAAATAA
- a CDS encoding XRE family transcriptional regulator, translating into MFGQLLHDKRVSRNLTMRQLADLLTQKYNIKVSSSMIFRWEKGAAPSLKALFIIATELQVDLNQLAVIIADSNLTRPESLS; encoded by the coding sequence ATGTTTGGACAACTATTACATGATAAGCGGGTTTCACGGAATCTTACGATGCGGCAGCTAGCCGATTTATTAACGCAAAAATACAATATTAAGGTCAGTAGCTCCATGATTTTCCGCTGGGAAAAAGGCGCTGCCCCTTCATTAAAAGCGTTGTTCATCATCGCGACTGAATTACAAGTTGATCTCAATCAACTCGCTGTCATCATTGCCGACAGTAACTTAACCCGCCCCGAATCTCTTTCATAA